The following coding sequences are from one Beggiatoa alba B18LD window:
- the napF gene encoding ferredoxin-type protein NapF yields MHSPSRRAFLRGNPAKTVILRPPWAVANFLERCSRCSRCITACPEHILQTGDFNFPQVNFQQGACTFCQACVQACPDNALILQEKISAWTYRALIHQHCLAFHGVECRSCGEFCDSRAIVFRLRVGGVAQPQLNLDLCTGCGACYAPCPINAIEIRPLSTVSLP; encoded by the coding sequence ATGCATTCTCCTTCTCGTCGAGCTTTTTTACGCGGTAATCCTGCTAAAACAGTGATATTGCGTCCTCCTTGGGCAGTCGCGAACTTCCTTGAGCGTTGTAGTCGTTGTAGTCGTTGTATAACCGCTTGCCCAGAACACATTTTACAGACGGGCGACTTCAATTTTCCGCAAGTAAATTTTCAACAAGGTGCTTGTACCTTTTGCCAAGCCTGTGTGCAAGCATGTCCTGATAATGCACTAATTTTACAAGAAAAAATATCCGCATGGACTTATCGCGCCCTGATTCATCAACACTGTTTAGCCTTTCATGGGGTGGAATGTCGAAGCTGTGGAGAATTTTGTGATAGTCGTGCGATTGTCTTTCGTTTACGAGTAGGAGGCGTTGCACAACCACAATTAAATCTCGATTTATGTACGGGCTGTGGTGCGTGCTATGCGCCTTGTCCTATAAATGCAATAGAAATTAGACCCTTATCAACAGTATCCCTACCATAA
- a CDS encoding chaperone NapD, giving the protein MNIAGVIVHASPRYKTQVRESLQTLQGVEVHFETPDGRFIVTIEEEEQAIVADTIMNLHKLDGVLSAAMVYQHSEPDEEVENEK; this is encoded by the coding sequence ATGAATATTGCTGGCGTAATTGTTCATGCAAGTCCCCGTTATAAAACGCAGGTTCGTGAAAGTTTACAGACTCTGCAAGGGGTAGAAGTACATTTTGAAACACCTGACGGACGGTTTATTGTCACGATTGAGGAAGAAGAACAAGCAATTGTGGCTGATACGATAATGAATTTACATAAATTAGATGGGGTGTTGTCTGCCGCAATGGTTTATCAACACAGTGAGCCAGATGAGGAAGTGGAGAACGAAAAATGA
- the napA gene encoding nitrate reductase catalytic subunit NapA, giving the protein MTLSRRDFIKNNAIVATAAVAGISLPNVASSATTEKIRWDKAPCRFCGTGCSVLVGTQEGRVVATQGDPDAPVNRGLNCVKGYFLSKIMYGKDRLKQPMLRMKNGKFDKDGEFTPVSWDQAFDIMAEKWKAALKDKGPSAVGMFGSGQWTIWEGYAASKLFKAGFRSNNIDPNARHCMASAVAGFMRTFGADEPMGCYDDLEKADAFVLWGSNMAEMHPILWSRLTDRRLSQPHVQVAVLSTFEHRSFELADLGIVFNPQTDLAILNYIANYIIQNGFVNEDFVKKHTTFKKGNADIGYGLRPEHPLEVAAKNAKEVEGAEDIDFEAFKAFVSEYTAEKVSKISGVSVDKLVALAKLYADPKIKVVSFWTMGFNQHTRGTWANQLCYNVHLLTGKISEPGNGPFSLTGQPSACGTAREVGTFSHRLPVDLVVTKPEHRAFAEKIWKLPAGTIPEKPGYHAVLQNRMLKDGKLNAYWVMCNNNMQAAANLNEETYPGYRNPANFIVVSDPYPTVTALSADLILPTAMWTEKEGAYGNAERRTQFWRQQVNAPAEAKSDLWQLVEFSKRFKMEEVWTEELLNAMPEYRGKTLFDVLFANGQVNQFTKQDVTDSAGNVYPNSEMAHFGFYLQKGLFEEYRLFGLQGPKKGHELAEFEQYHQARGLRWPVVDNKETLWRYREGYDPHVEKGTELQFYGNPDKKARIYALPYEAPPETPDQEFDLWLVTGRVLEHWHSGSMTRRVPELHRAVPQAFVFMHPEDATARGLRRGMTAKLQSRRGEMLAQVETKGRNQPPRGLVFVPWFDESRLINKLTLDATCPISKETDYKKCAIKILKA; this is encoded by the coding sequence ATGACATTATCACGACGCGACTTTATTAAAAATAATGCAATTGTTGCAACCGCCGCAGTTGCAGGGATTAGCCTACCAAATGTAGCGAGTAGTGCGACAACTGAAAAAATTCGTTGGGATAAAGCCCCTTGTCGTTTTTGTGGGACAGGGTGCAGTGTGTTAGTTGGAACGCAAGAAGGGCGTGTCGTTGCAACGCAAGGCGACCCCGATGCCCCTGTTAATCGCGGTTTAAACTGTGTAAAAGGTTATTTTTTATCAAAAATCATGTATGGCAAAGACCGTTTAAAACAGCCGATGTTACGGATGAAAAACGGTAAATTTGATAAAGACGGTGAATTTACCCCTGTTTCATGGGATCAGGCTTTCGATATCATGGCGGAAAAGTGGAAAGCCGCGTTAAAAGATAAAGGCCCTAGTGCGGTTGGAATGTTTGGCTCGGGACAATGGACGATTTGGGAAGGGTATGCCGCATCTAAATTGTTTAAAGCGGGTTTTCGTTCTAACAATATAGATCCGAATGCCCGTCATTGTATGGCTTCTGCGGTTGCTGGGTTTATGCGCACCTTCGGTGCAGATGAACCGATGGGCTGTTATGACGATTTAGAAAAAGCTGATGCATTTGTGCTGTGGGGGTCTAACATGGCGGAAATGCACCCTATTTTATGGTCGCGTCTTACTGATCGTCGTTTGTCACAACCCCATGTACAAGTGGCGGTTTTATCAACTTTTGAGCATCGGAGCTTTGAGCTTGCTGATCTTGGTATCGTCTTTAATCCACAAACTGATTTAGCCATTTTAAATTACATTGCCAATTACATTATTCAAAATGGCTTTGTTAATGAGGATTTTGTTAAGAAGCATACAACCTTTAAAAAAGGCAATGCTGATATTGGTTATGGGTTACGTCCTGAACATCCTTTAGAAGTCGCCGCGAAAAATGCGAAAGAGGTTGAAGGCGCAGAAGATATTGACTTTGAAGCATTTAAGGCTTTTGTCAGTGAATATACAGCGGAAAAAGTGAGTAAAATTTCTGGTGTTTCTGTCGATAAATTAGTGGCTTTGGCTAAGTTATACGCTGACCCTAAAATCAAAGTTGTTTCATTTTGGACGATGGGATTTAACCAACACACCCGTGGTACGTGGGCGAATCAGTTATGTTACAACGTCCATTTGTTAACGGGCAAAATTTCTGAACCTGGTAATGGTCCTTTTTCCTTAACAGGACAACCTTCAGCCTGTGGCACTGCCCGCGAAGTGGGCACATTCTCACATCGTTTACCTGTCGACTTAGTCGTTACGAAACCTGAACATCGCGCTTTTGCCGAAAAAATTTGGAAATTACCCGCAGGGACGATTCCTGAAAAACCCGGTTATCACGCGGTTTTACAAAATCGGATGTTAAAAGACGGCAAATTAAATGCGTATTGGGTGATGTGTAATAACAATATGCAAGCCGCTGCTAATCTGAATGAGGAAACTTATCCAGGTTATCGTAATCCTGCTAATTTCATTGTGGTTTCTGACCCTTATCCAACAGTCACGGCATTATCCGCTGACTTAATTCTTCCTACTGCTATGTGGACGGAAAAAGAAGGGGCTTATGGTAATGCCGAGCGACGCACGCAATTCTGGCGGCAACAGGTGAATGCGCCCGCTGAGGCAAAATCAGATTTATGGCAGTTAGTCGAGTTCTCTAAACGCTTCAAAATGGAAGAGGTTTGGACTGAGGAATTATTGAACGCGATGCCTGAATATCGTGGCAAAACACTGTTCGATGTTTTATTTGCTAATGGGCAAGTCAATCAGTTTACTAAGCAAGATGTTACTGATAGCGCGGGAAATGTTTATCCGAATAGTGAAATGGCGCATTTCGGATTTTATTTGCAAAAAGGCTTATTTGAAGAATATCGCCTCTTTGGATTACAAGGGCCTAAAAAAGGTCATGAGTTAGCGGAGTTTGAGCAATATCATCAAGCTCGTGGCTTGCGTTGGCCGGTGGTAGATAATAAAGAAACCTTGTGGCGATATCGTGAAGGTTATGATCCGCATGTAGAAAAAGGGACAGAGCTACAGTTTTATGGAAATCCTGATAAGAAAGCGCGGATTTATGCCTTGCCGTATGAAGCTCCCCCTGAGACACCAGACCAAGAATTTGATTTATGGCTGGTAACGGGGCGGGTATTAGAGCATTGGCATTCAGGTTCTATGACTCGCCGTGTGCCTGAATTGCATCGTGCAGTTCCTCAAGCCTTCGTTTTTATGCACCCTGAAGATGCCACTGCACGCGGTTTACGGCGGGGTATGACGGCCAAATTACAGAGTCGGCGGGGCGAAATGTTGGCACAGGTGGAAACTAAAGGACGTAATCAACCACCGCGTGGCTTGGTCTTTGTGCCATGGTTTGATGAGTCTCGTTTAATCAATAAATTAACCTTAGATGCAACGTGTCCGATTTCGAAAGAAACAGACTATAAGAAGTGTGCTATTAAAATTCTCAAGGCTTAA
- the napG gene encoding ferredoxin-type protein NapG — MNAQRESRRQFLLNTAKTCASVSVIGLGIGLYSQKSSALPATALRPPAALAEADFLGSCIRCGLCVRDCPFNTLQLATLGEAVAIGTPYFVARQVPCEMCPDIPCVKACPTGALNPALEKIEQARMGLAVLIDQENCLNFLGLRCDVCYRVCPLIDKAIRLETLHNQRSDKHAMFLPVVHSDACTGCGKCEKSCVLEEAAIKVLPIKLAKGELGHHYRLGWEEKEKAGHSLLPEVLDLPDRLPTFKP; from the coding sequence ATGAACGCGCAACGAGAAAGTCGCCGTCAATTTTTACTTAATACCGCAAAGACTTGTGCCAGTGTCAGCGTTATTGGGCTGGGAATTGGGTTATATAGCCAAAAATCCAGCGCATTACCTGCAACGGCATTACGTCCGCCGGCTGCATTAGCCGAAGCGGATTTTTTAGGCTCTTGTATTCGTTGCGGTTTATGTGTACGAGATTGTCCATTTAATACCTTGCAACTGGCGACCTTAGGCGAAGCTGTCGCAATAGGCACGCCTTATTTTGTCGCGCGACAAGTCCCTTGTGAAATGTGTCCCGATATCCCCTGTGTCAAAGCCTGTCCGACAGGGGCATTAAATCCTGCATTGGAGAAAATTGAACAAGCCCGTATGGGGTTAGCTGTTCTGATTGACCAAGAGAATTGTTTAAATTTTCTTGGGTTACGCTGTGATGTGTGCTATCGGGTTTGTCCATTGATTGATAAAGCCATTCGTTTAGAAACCTTACACAATCAACGCAGTGATAAACACGCGATGTTTTTACCCGTTGTACATTCTGATGCGTGTACAGGTTGCGGTAAGTGTGAGAAATCCTGTGTATTAGAAGAAGCCGCGATTAAAGTCTTACCCATCAAATTGGCAAAAGGAGAATTAGGACATCATTACCGTTTAGGTTGGGAAGAGAAGGAAAAAGCGGGACACAGTCTATTGCCCGAGGTGTTGGATTTACCTGACCGTTTACCCACGTTTAAACCATGA
- the napH gene encoding quinol dehydrogenase ferredoxin subunit NapH, whose product MNTIPTSPPEPLKHLPRTWWARQRWLFLRRLSQLSILALFFCGTWTGFWLVKGNLSSSLTLNLLPLTDPYLVLQIFATGHMVGITAMIGALLVLLAYLLVGGRVYCAWVCPMNIVTDVAAWLRNRLEIKNTLTLSRSLRFWLLGMTFILSALTGALAWEVINPVSLLHRGLIFGMGAGWGVILAIFLLDTFLIKRGWCGHLCPVGAFYSLLGHISPVRVSANQREHCNNCLQCFTVCPEPQVITPALRGAAKNISPVIQSSQCCNCGRCIDVCNEQVFEFKLLKPKQVIFSPFKNKLKQHNP is encoded by the coding sequence ATGAACACGATACCGACATCACCGCCTGAACCCCTCAAGCATTTGCCACGGACATGGTGGGCGCGTCAGCGTTGGCTATTCCTGCGACGATTGAGCCAGCTCAGTATTCTTGCTTTATTTTTTTGTGGCACATGGACAGGATTTTGGCTCGTCAAAGGGAATTTAAGCAGTAGTTTGACACTGAATTTATTGCCTTTAACTGACCCATATCTTGTTTTACAAATTTTCGCAACAGGACACATGGTCGGTATTACCGCCATGATAGGTGCATTACTGGTGTTACTGGCTTATCTCCTTGTTGGTGGGCGGGTTTATTGTGCATGGGTTTGTCCTATGAATATAGTCACCGATGTTGCCGCATGGTTACGCAACCGTTTGGAGATTAAAAACACGTTAACGCTTTCTCGATCCCTACGGTTTTGGTTATTGGGAATGACCTTTATTCTCAGTGCATTAACGGGGGCGTTAGCGTGGGAAGTGATTAATCCTGTTTCGCTATTACATCGCGGATTAATCTTCGGCATGGGGGCAGGATGGGGCGTTATTTTAGCGATTTTCCTGTTAGATACGTTCTTAATTAAACGTGGCTGGTGTGGGCATTTATGCCCTGTCGGTGCGTTCTATAGCCTGTTAGGACATATCAGCCCTGTTCGTGTTAGTGCCAACCAACGCGAGCATTGTAACAATTGCTTGCAATGTTTTACGGTTTGCCCAGAACCGCAAGTGATTACGCCCGCATTGCGGGGAGCTGCTAAAAATATCAGTCCTGTGATTCAGAGTAGTCAATGTTGTAACTGTGGACGTTGTATCGATGTGTGTAATGAACAAGTGTTCGAATTTAAGTTATTAAAACCAAAGCAAGTCATATTTTCCCCCTTTAAAAACAAATTAAAACAACATAATCCATAA